ACCCACAGGGCTGATCAACGGTTACAAAATTTCGCTGTTGTTTTCTACCCTAACCTGGTCAGTACATACCATCAGCGATTTCAACAAGTTTCCCATTCCCTTCCGGTGCATCGCCACCGATATTGAAACGATTGAACCGGTTGTGCTCACGGAGGGATTTTTACCGGATGCACTTAGGGCCAGCATGGCTATTCCCAGCGTTTTCACTCCGGTAGAACTTAACGGAAGGCTGCTTGTCGACGGCGGTGTGGTACGCAATCTTCCGGCACAGGATGTAAAAGAAATGGGGGCTGATATTATTATCGGCATTGATGTGACAGCCGATCTGAAGAAGAAAGATGAAATCAGTTCGGCATTTGAAATTCTGGACCAGGCGTCCACCTACCCGATAGCCATCAGCAATGCCCGGCAGAGGAAGCTTTGTGACATATTGATTTCTCCGGAAGTTAAAGACTATAACTCTTTCAGTTTTTCAGCCGCTGATACCCTCATCCGCCTTGGAGAAGCGGCTGCCAGGAAACAATGGGACAAACTGGTTCAGCTGGCCGACAGCCTCAGGAAATGGCCGGAAAAAAAGACAGCACAGGTCAATCCCCGGCAGTTTACTTCCCTTCTGGTGCGAAGTATCGATATCGAAGGACTGCAAAAAGTATCAAGCAATGTGGTTTACGGAAATCTGGGCTTTCAGGAGGGAGATTCGGTAACACTTCATATGCTGCGGCAAGGCATTGAGCGCATCTATGGCACACAATTCTTTCAGAATGTTACGTATAAAATTCTCCCTGATTCATCAGGCAACAGACTGGTGATCAAAGTAAAGGAGCAGGAATTCAATTTTGTTAAGTTTTCGTTCAACTACAATAATGATTTCAAAGCCGCAGTGCTGCTGAACGCAACATACCGGAATGTGCTGGGTGAAGGAAGCCGAATGCTGGGCGATCTCCGGCTTTCGGAAAATCCATCTGTTAAACTCCACTATACCATTCACACCAACTGGCGACCCAATATTGGTTTCTCGCAAATGTTTGTTTACAATATTTTTGACGCACCGTTCTACTCAACTAATGGCGAAAAAATAACCACTTTTAATTACCGGCATCTGTTTTCCGAAACTGAATTCCGCTCGGTATTTTCCAATTCGCTGCTGGCAGGAGCCGGTATAACAGTTCAGCAACAGGTAACTGACGCAAGGTACGACCCGTTTGATTCCCTGAACATACAGATCAGGTCATGGAAACTCACCGGAAGGATTCTGTATGACAACCTGGATGTATCTGTTTTCCCCAGGATGGGAGCCCGTTCCGAAATCAGGTTGGAACACTTTTTTGGTATTGACAGAAGTAAAGAGAACAACAGCTTATCATCGAAATTCTG
Above is a window of Bacteroidales bacterium DNA encoding:
- a CDS encoding BamA/TamA family outer membrane protein, producing MNKVFSFLVVLFICMVCAPQVYSQNREHRPKVGLVLSGGGAKGLAHIGAIKVLEEAGIKPDFIAGTSMGSIVGALYAIGYSPGQIEAIARSINWNELLNDEVSRRNISIEEKDEDGKYVAQFRIRNGKVVLPTGLINGYKISLLFSTLTWSVHTISDFNKFPIPFRCIATDIETIEPVVLTEGFLPDALRASMAIPSVFTPVELNGRLLVDGGVVRNLPAQDVKEMGADIIIGIDVTADLKKKDEISSAFEILDQASTYPIAISNARQRKLCDILISPEVKDYNSFSFSAADTLIRLGEAAARKQWDKLVQLADSLRKWPEKKTAQVNPRQFTSLLVRSIDIEGLQKVSSNVVYGNLGFQEGDSVTLHMLRQGIERIYGTQFFQNVTYKILPDSSGNRLVIKVKEQEFNFVKFSFNYNNDFKAAVLLNATYRNVLGEGSRMLGDLRLSENPSVKLHYTIHTNWRPNIGFSQMFVYNIFDAPFYSTNGEKITTFNYRHLFSETEFRSVFSNSLLAGAGITVQQQVTDARYDPFDSLNIQIRSWKLTGRILYDNLDVSVFPRMGARSEIRLEHFFGIDRSKENNSLSSKFWTASFSSERLVSVYPQFSFLGGISAGITQSQTIDPVHYFYLGGENPYEPRMFTFPGMPLMGASGVNFLALKFGIQAEPWRDVFLFFRLGTAELKPRIDELWK